A window of the Labeo rohita strain BAU-BD-2019 chromosome 1, IGBB_LRoh.1.0, whole genome shotgun sequence genome harbors these coding sequences:
- the nsun3 gene encoding LOW QUALITY PROTEIN: tRNA (cytosine(34)-C(5))-methyltransferase, mitochondrial (The sequence of the model RefSeq protein was modified relative to this genomic sequence to represent the inferred CDS: deleted 1 base in 1 codon), which yields MFSTKLYCIKGFSSSPLLFLTSSKRVLSSLSHGQRTVTNTLAAQCKSKPQKQVCKTVLRHFDTQYSEELGEQWQGARDVLLNPLSWQYGVLLNRFSDLTNLKQCLTELGYTNLLPQTQPESQSQAAHIPLQCFIHRDPVRIPTQTHHPGWLKQYYLLNAASLLPVLSLNVKEGENVLDLCAAPGGKSLAILQTATPGLLHCNEVDQHRHNWLLKTLESYVPPTLRHLLSVTHLDGRSIGSVRPGAYDKVLVDAPCSNDRSWLYTPDTHQGEMWLKERTQLPLLQKELLCSALAAVRPGGVVVYSTCTMSRAENQSVVEAVLASYQGVELLEVQQHLIDSLSDHFCFAHFHSSVGQLVIPQKGKTWGPMYVSRLRRIY from the exons ATGTTTTCCACGAAATTATACTGTATTAAAGGATTTTCCAGCAGTCCTCTTCTCTTTCTGACATCTTCTAAGCGTGTTTTGTCCTCTCTGTCTCATGGTCAACGAACAGTTACTAATACA CTTGCAGCACAGTGTAAATCAAAACCTCAGAAGCAGGTTTGTAAGACTGTACTGAGGCATTTTGATACACAGTACAGCGAAGAACTTGGAGAGCAGTGGCAGGGTGCAAG GGATGTGCTTCTGAATCCACTCTCATGGCAATATGGTGTGCTGCTTAATCGCTTCAGTGACCTTACAAACCTCAAGCAGTGCCTCACAGAGCTTGGATACACAAACCTCCTTCCACAGACGCAGCCTGAATCCCAGTCCCAAGCGGCACACATCCCCCTCCAGTGTTTTATTCACAGAGATCCAGTGCGTATTCCCACCCAAACCCACCACCCCGGCTGGTTAAAACAGTACTATCTCCTAAACGCAGCCTCTCTTCTCCCAGTACTGAGTTTGAATGTGAAGGAAGGGGAGAATGTGCTTGATCTTTGTGCAGCTCCT GGGGGGAAAAGTCTGGCCATATTACAGACAGCAACTCCCG GACTCCTGCACTGTAATGAAGTGGATCAGCACAGACACAATTGGCTACTAAAGACTCTCGAATCATATGTTCCTCCAACACTACGACATCTGCTTTCCGTGACTCACCTGGACGGCCGGAGCATTGGGAGCGTGCGACCAGGGGCTTACGACAAG GTGCTTGTAGATGCCCCGTGCTCTAATGACCGGAGTTGGCTTTATACCCCTGATACCCACCAAGGGGAAATGTGGCTGAAGGAGAGAACTCAACTACCGCTCTTACAGAAGGAGCTGCTCTG TTCGGCCCTAGCAGCAGTGCGTCCTGGAGGAGTGGTTGTTTACTCCACATGCACCATGTCACGAGCCGAGAACCAATCAGTTGTGGAGGCGGTGCTTGCATCTTATCAAGGGGTGGAGCTTCTGGAAGTGCAGCAACACTTAATTGACTCTCTGTCCGATCATTTCTGCTTTGCCCACTTTCATTCTTCAGTGGGACAGTTAGTGATCCCGCAAAAAGGTAAAACTTGGGGACCGATGTATGTTTCTCGATTACgaagaatatattaa